A stretch of the Nicotiana tabacum cultivar K326 chromosome 6, ASM71507v2, whole genome shotgun sequence genome encodes the following:
- the LOC107822651 gene encoding adenine/guanine permease AZG2-like, which produces MGRELCSTGSFTKLRKSLTKMEMRVNEAISKSKIGKYFKLEARKSSFTKEFRAGTATFLTMAYIITVNASVLSDSGGTCSVSDCTFPANQTRATPECMLKPNEGYEKCVSKMRSDLIVATALASMIGSFAMGFLANLPLGLAPGMGPNAYLAYNLVGFHGSGKMSYQTVMAIFLVEGCAFLAIAVFGLRGRIARFIPQPVRLACAAGIGLFIAFVGLQAHQGVSLVGPDPSTLLTLTACSSTNPVTGECTGGKMQSPTFWLSSVGFIIMCYGLMKEIKGSMIYGILFVTLVSWIRNTAVTIFPNTTSGNSSYEYFKKVVDFHKIESTAGAINFSHFNNGEVWVALLTLLYIDVLATTGTLYTMAEIGGFVNEEGEFEGEYIAYMVDAGSTIVASTLGVSPIATFVESSAGIKEGGRTGLTAIIVGFYFLLSLFFTPLIASVPPWAIGPSLVMVGVLMMKVVKDIDWNNIKHAVPAFVTMVLMPLTYSISNGIIGGIGVYIALSLYDSMDCWVKWLMRMRKMVVKEQNQVSAATTDQNIEIV; this is translated from the coding sequence ATGGGGAGAGAGCTCTGTTCAACTGGTTCTTTCACTAAACTTAGAAAATCTTTGACCAAAATGGAGATGAGAGTAAACGAAGCAATTTCAAAGAGTAAAATTGGCAAATACTTCAAGTTAGAAGCTAGAAAAAGCTCTTTTACTAAAGAATTTCGTGCTGGTACGGCGACGTTTCTTACAATGGCTTACATCATCACCGTCAACGCCAGCGTTTTATCGGACTCCGGCGGCACTTGCTCCGTTTCCGACTGCACTTTTCCGGCGAACCAAACACGTGCAACTCCAGAGTGCATGTTGAAACCAAATGAAGGTTATGAAAAGTGTGTTTCCAAAATGAGGAGTGATCTTATTGTTGCTACTGCCTTAGCTTCTATGATTGGGTCATTTGCTATGGGCTTTTTGGCAAATCTTCCTTTGGGCTTGGCCCCAGGTATGGGCCCAAATGCTTATTTAGCTTATAATTTAGTGGGCTTTCATGGGTCTGGAAAAATGTCATATCAAACTGTTATGGCAATTTTCTTAGTTGAAGGTTGTGCTTTTCTTGCTATAGCTGTATTTGGGCTTCGTGGGAGAATAGCCCGGTTTATTCCTCAGCCTGTAAGATTGGCTTGTGCGGCTGGTATTGGGCTTTTTATTGCATTTGTGGGCCTACAAGCCCATCAAGGAGTGAGCCTAGTCGGCCCAGATCCATCTACTCTATTGACCCTCACTGCTTGCTCTAGTACAAATCCGGTGACCGGAGAATGCACCGGCGGGAAAATGCAAAGCCCAACTTTTTGGTTAAGTTCAGTTGGATTTATAATTATGTGTTATGGACTAATGAAGGAAATTAAAGGTAGTATGATATATGGTATTTTATTTGTGACATTAGTTTCTTGGATTAGGAATACTGCTGTTACAATTTTTCCTAACACAACATCAGGTAATTCAAGTTATGAGTACTTCAAAAAAGTGGTAGATTTTCATAAAATTGAGTCCACAGCTGGAGCTATTAATTTTAGCCATTTTAATAATGGTGAAGTATGGGTGGCATTATTAACATTGTTATACATAGATGTACTAGCTACAACAGGTACATTATATACAATGGCTGAAATTGGTGGATTTGTTAATGAAGAAGGAGAATTTGAAGGTGAATATATAGCATATATGGTAGATGCAGGATCAACAATTGTTGCATCAACACTAGGAGTTTCACCTATAGCCACATTTGTAGAATCATCAGCTGGGATTAAAGAAGGTGGTAGGACAGGACTAACGGCGATTATCGTTGGATTTTATTTTCTATTGTCTTTGTTTTTTACACCTTTGATTGCTAGTGTACCACCTTGGGCTATAGGTCCATCTTTGGTAATGGTTGGTGTGTTGATGATGAAAGTTGTTAAAGATATTGATTGGAATAATATTAAGCATGCAGTGCCTGCATTTGTGACTATGGTTCTAATGCCTTTGACATACTCAATTTCCAATGGTATTATTGGTGGGATTGGAGTGTATATTGCTCTAAGTTTGTATGATAGTATGGATTGTTGGGTGAAGTGGTTGATGAGAATGAGAAAGATGGTGGTGAAGGAGCAAAATCAAGTGTCAGCTGCCACTACAGATCAGAACATTGAAATTGTTTGA
- the LOC107822650 gene encoding uncharacterized protein LOC107822650 isoform X1 yields the protein MACEKEASDVYCKQNGLLFHGKRVSSFFKVMIDKSFHKILYFPPMFAQSVSHLTDRETYLEDSSGQRWRVTICNHEGSLAIRQGWPKFSSEHGLNLGDFLVFYYVVEVQYFIVQIYDKSGCQKIKFYSDSGKGKRKTRTYPEATSQVKLLQTTDINPANKRSKISAVSESKKVPCKTHIKKFATNIDADTGKGQLVYPAVYVDESFCMIDRDAQYHQGDDRLCLHLSSFEMPASKPLAEGTSSLLKADGGNSIHVETNLRSQTEPNLVVVADYLNSEELLPKFEAEITGTDMVPAKDIPLLSQKDQNDCPSGIISSSFLKPAANINKNDGVSNVTKYQNHWMSTDTKSMMLQSDNKDGRCTGSNQITREKSNEASWFARETRLVKKEYEETAAEAYYPARAISGKEPANGEKVIKSEPADSGDMPSLKAVSYSCLLEVDGRDFLELPESWRKYLMKKAKLERWIIFLRGPDKKIWPIIYHRRAGVDVLTNGWKTFAAAYGLNRGDDCLFELENQLECIFAVRKL from the exons ATGGCATGCGAGAAGGAAGCATCTGATGTGTACTGCAAGCAAAACGGCCTCTTGTTTCATGGAAAGAGAGTTTCTTCTTTCTTTAAAGTGATGATCGACAAAAGTTTCCACAAAATTCTG TACTTTCCCCCCATGTTTGCTCAATCAGTTTCACACCTGACTGATCGGGAAACTTATCTGGAGGACTCGAGTGGACAGAGATGGAGGGTAACAATATGTAACCATGAAGGTTCACTTGCTATCCGACAGGGATGGCCTAAATTTTCATCTGAACATGGTCTAAATCTGGGAGACTTCTTGGTTTTCTACTATGTTGTTGAGGTTCAGTACTTCATTGTTCAAATATATGATAAAAGTGGTTGTCAAAAGATCAAGTTCTACAGTGACTCCggcaaagggaaaagaaaaacaaggactTATCCAGAAGCAACTTCCCAGGTTAAGCTGCTTCAGACAACTGATATAAATCCAGCCAACAAAAGGAGTAAAATATCTGCTGTATCAGAGTCCAAAAAGGTCCCATGCAAGACACATATTAAAAAGTTTGCAACGAACATTGATGCTGACACTGGGAAGGGACAATTAGTATATCCAGCTGTATACGTGGACGAATCGTTTTGTATGATTGATAGAGATGCTCAATATCATCAAGGAGACGACAGGTTGTGCTTACATCTGTCAAGTTTTGAAATGCCAGCAAGCAAACCTCTTGCAGAAGGAACTAGCAGTCTTTTAAAAGCTGACGGTGGAAATTCTATTCATGTTGAAACCAATTTAAGATCACAAACAGAACCAAATTTAGTAGTTGTTGCTGACTACTTAAATTCGGAAGAATTGTTGCCAAAGTTTGAGGCTGAAATCACGGGAACTGATATGGTACCAGCGAAAGATATTCCACTTTTGAgtcaaaaagatcaaaatgattgtCCAAGTGGTATTATCTCTTCTTCATTCTTGAAACCTGCtgcaaatatcaacaaaaatgaTGGCGTATCAAATGTCACCAAATACCAAAATCATTGGATGAGTACTGACACTA AGTCTATGATGTTGCAATCTGACAACAAAGATGGTCGCTGCACAGGCAGTAATCAAATTACTAGAGAGAAATCCAATGAAGCATCTTGGTTCG CTAGGGAAACAAGACTAGTCAAGAAAGAATATGAGGAGACAGCAGCAGAAGCATATTATCCTGCTAGAGCAATAAGTG GAAAGGAGCCAGCAAATGGTGAAAAAGTCATCAAAAGTGAGCCTGCTGATTCAGGAGACATGCCATCTCTTAAGGCAGTCAGCTATTCATGTTTGCTGGAGGTCGATGGTCGAGATTTTCTG GAACTACCAGAATCCTGGCGAAAATATTTAATGAAAAAGGCAAAGCTGGAAAGGTGGATTATTTTTCTACGAGGACCGGATAAAAAAATCTGGCCAATCATCTATCATCGCAGAGCAGGTGTTGATGTTTTGACAAATGGATGGAAAACTTTTGCTGCAGCTTATGGCCTGAATCGTGGAGATGATTGTCTTTTTGAACTTGAAAATCAGCTGGAATGTATATTTGCTGTACGTAAATTGTAa
- the LOC107822650 gene encoding uncharacterized protein LOC107822650 isoform X2 — protein MACEKEASDVYCKQNGLLFHGKRVSSFFKVMIDKSFHKILYFPPMFAQSVSHLTDRETYLEDSSGQRWRVTICNHEGSLAIRQGWPKFSSEHGLNLGDFLVFYYVVEVQYFIVQIYDKSGCQKIKFYSDSGKGKRKTRTYPEATSQVKLLQTTDINPANKRSKISAVSESKKVPCKTHIKKFATNIDADTGKGQLVYPAVYVDESFCMIDRDAQYHQGDDRLCLHLSSFEMPASKPLAEGTSSLLKADGGNSIHVETNLRSQTEPNLVVVADYLNSEELLPKFEAEITGTDMVPAKDIPLLSQKDQNDCPSGIISSSFLKPAANINKNDGVSNVTKYQNHWMKSMMLQSDNKDGRCTGSNQITREKSNEASWFARETRLVKKEYEETAAEAYYPARAISGKEPANGEKVIKSEPADSGDMPSLKAVSYSCLLEVDGRDFLELPESWRKYLMKKAKLERWIIFLRGPDKKIWPIIYHRRAGVDVLTNGWKTFAAAYGLNRGDDCLFELENQLECIFAVRKL, from the exons ATGGCATGCGAGAAGGAAGCATCTGATGTGTACTGCAAGCAAAACGGCCTCTTGTTTCATGGAAAGAGAGTTTCTTCTTTCTTTAAAGTGATGATCGACAAAAGTTTCCACAAAATTCTG TACTTTCCCCCCATGTTTGCTCAATCAGTTTCACACCTGACTGATCGGGAAACTTATCTGGAGGACTCGAGTGGACAGAGATGGAGGGTAACAATATGTAACCATGAAGGTTCACTTGCTATCCGACAGGGATGGCCTAAATTTTCATCTGAACATGGTCTAAATCTGGGAGACTTCTTGGTTTTCTACTATGTTGTTGAGGTTCAGTACTTCATTGTTCAAATATATGATAAAAGTGGTTGTCAAAAGATCAAGTTCTACAGTGACTCCggcaaagggaaaagaaaaacaaggactTATCCAGAAGCAACTTCCCAGGTTAAGCTGCTTCAGACAACTGATATAAATCCAGCCAACAAAAGGAGTAAAATATCTGCTGTATCAGAGTCCAAAAAGGTCCCATGCAAGACACATATTAAAAAGTTTGCAACGAACATTGATGCTGACACTGGGAAGGGACAATTAGTATATCCAGCTGTATACGTGGACGAATCGTTTTGTATGATTGATAGAGATGCTCAATATCATCAAGGAGACGACAGGTTGTGCTTACATCTGTCAAGTTTTGAAATGCCAGCAAGCAAACCTCTTGCAGAAGGAACTAGCAGTCTTTTAAAAGCTGACGGTGGAAATTCTATTCATGTTGAAACCAATTTAAGATCACAAACAGAACCAAATTTAGTAGTTGTTGCTGACTACTTAAATTCGGAAGAATTGTTGCCAAAGTTTGAGGCTGAAATCACGGGAACTGATATGGTACCAGCGAAAGATATTCCACTTTTGAgtcaaaaagatcaaaatgattgtCCAAGTGGTATTATCTCTTCTTCATTCTTGAAACCTGCtgcaaatatcaacaaaaatgaTGGCGTATCAAATGTCACCAAATACCAAAATCATTGGATGA AGTCTATGATGTTGCAATCTGACAACAAAGATGGTCGCTGCACAGGCAGTAATCAAATTACTAGAGAGAAATCCAATGAAGCATCTTGGTTCG CTAGGGAAACAAGACTAGTCAAGAAAGAATATGAGGAGACAGCAGCAGAAGCATATTATCCTGCTAGAGCAATAAGTG GAAAGGAGCCAGCAAATGGTGAAAAAGTCATCAAAAGTGAGCCTGCTGATTCAGGAGACATGCCATCTCTTAAGGCAGTCAGCTATTCATGTTTGCTGGAGGTCGATGGTCGAGATTTTCTG GAACTACCAGAATCCTGGCGAAAATATTTAATGAAAAAGGCAAAGCTGGAAAGGTGGATTATTTTTCTACGAGGACCGGATAAAAAAATCTGGCCAATCATCTATCATCGCAGAGCAGGTGTTGATGTTTTGACAAATGGATGGAAAACTTTTGCTGCAGCTTATGGCCTGAATCGTGGAGATGATTGTCTTTTTGAACTTGAAAATCAGCTGGAATGTATATTTGCTGTACGTAAATTGTAa